A region from the Fundidesulfovibrio putealis DSM 16056 genome encodes:
- the queF gene encoding preQ(1) synthase: protein MSVQDDVSALTHLGQAGTAYPERVEPGLIETFPNRFPEREYQITFETEEFTSLCPMTGQPDFGTITITYVPGERCIESKSLKLYLFSYRGEPSFMETLTNRILDDLSSACKPRRMMVTGNFRPRGGIGIVVEALYEAD, encoded by the coding sequence ATGAGCGTACAAGACGACGTGTCCGCCCTGACCCACCTGGGCCAGGCCGGGACCGCCTACCCCGAGCGCGTGGAGCCGGGGCTTATCGAAACCTTCCCCAACCGCTTCCCGGAGCGCGAATACCAGATCACCTTCGAGACCGAGGAGTTCACCAGCCTCTGCCCCATGACCGGCCAGCCCGACTTCGGCACCATAACCATCACCTATGTGCCGGGCGAGCGCTGCATCGAGTCCAAGTCGCTGAAGCTGTACCTGTTCAGCTACCGGGGCGAGCCGAGCTTCATGGAAACCCTGACCAATCGCATCCTGGACGACCTGTCCTCGGCCTGCAAGCCGCGCCGGATGATGGTCACGGGCAATTTCCGCCCGCGCGGCGGCATCGGCATCGTGGTGGAGGCCCTCTACGAGGCGGACTAG
- a CDS encoding radical SAM protein translates to MPVVVTEIFHSIQGESSHAGRPCTFVRLSGCNLRCSWCDTSYSWADGKVMSRKDVMWAVARHRCRLVEITGGEPLAQRETPLLAKKFLEHGYEVLVETNGTFPVDVLDKRVTAIVDIKCPSSGMHTSTEWSNLERLREKDELKFVIADRQDFDYAAGIVRRILPQTRHIHFSPVLAQLPPAELVAWILEERLPIRLGLQLHKLIWDPDARGV, encoded by the coding sequence ATGCCGGTAGTCGTCACGGAGATTTTTCATTCCATCCAGGGGGAGTCCTCGCACGCGGGGCGTCCCTGCACTTTCGTGCGTCTCTCGGGTTGCAACCTGCGCTGCTCCTGGTGCGACACCAGCTACTCCTGGGCTGACGGCAAGGTCATGAGCCGAAAGGACGTGATGTGGGCCGTGGCCCGGCACCGCTGCCGACTGGTGGAAATAACCGGCGGCGAGCCCCTGGCCCAGCGCGAGACGCCGCTTCTGGCCAAGAAGTTCCTGGAGCACGGCTACGAGGTGCTGGTGGAGACCAACGGCACGTTCCCCGTGGACGTGCTGGACAAACGCGTGACCGCCATCGTGGACATCAAATGCCCGTCCAGCGGCATGCACACCTCCACCGAGTGGAGCAACCTGGAGCGGCTGCGCGAAAAGGACGAGCTGAAATTCGTCATCGCTGACCGCCAGGACTTCGACTACGCCGCAGGCATCGTGCGGCGCATCCTGCCCCAGACGCGCCACATCCACTTCTCGCCCGTGCTGGCCCAGCTGCCGCCCGCCGAGTTGGTGGCCTGGATTCTCGAAGAGCGCCTGCCCATCCGCCTGGGGCTGCAACTCCACAAGCTCATCTGGGACCCCGACGCGCGCGGGGTCTGA